One window from the genome of Fulvivirga lutea encodes:
- a CDS encoding DUF2721 domain-containing protein, whose amino-acid sequence MLINLTTPALLFPAISLLLLAYTNRFLAIATLIRSLHQKHISNPEHPTPIIGQIENLRSRLSLIKMMQVFGVSSFFLCVLSMLFLFQNAAKVGSWIFGASMILLLISLAISLRELQISTKALNLELSDMELKRKL is encoded by the coding sequence ATGCTTATAAATTTAACTACACCAGCGCTTCTTTTTCCCGCCATCTCGCTTTTGCTTTTGGCATATACCAATCGTTTTTTGGCCATTGCAACGCTCATAAGAAGCTTGCATCAAAAGCATATTAGCAATCCGGAGCACCCCACGCCTATTATTGGACAAATAGAAAATTTGCGTTCCAGGTTGTCTTTAATTAAGATGATGCAGGTGTTTGGTGTATCTAGTTTCTTTCTGTGCGTGCTAAGTATGCTCTTTCTATTTCAGAATGCCGCAAAAGTTGGCAGCTGGATTTTCGGTGCGAGTATGATTCTATTGCTTATTTCATTAGCTATTAGTTTACGTGAGCTTCAGATAAGCACCAAAGCATTGAATTTGGAATTGAGTGATATGGAGTTGAAGAGGAAGTTATGA
- a CDS encoding TraB/GumN family protein has protein sequence MKTRKLVLLVLALSCFFHTHAQKEANSLLWEVSGNGLDKPSYIFGILKFIPADDYYWPKKADDAFKSSQILSTETQLDHHARHELNKAAHLEGGNSLEDYLTEAEMEKLSGIFSDRFGISDFKFNVVYKKFKPIMLSTTMTRLSYGENVKYYELELINQANTLGITTQALEKVEKEVEALEKIKLDDQLKSLKHTLENFDAQLKDYEELVSFYKKGDLHKTLEYTMHPLENHEDYETHFIFGRNRSWIPKIEEYMKSGQTFFALGASHLSEEAGVLNLLRKKGYTVEPVQ, from the coding sequence ATGAAAACCAGAAAACTCGTTTTACTTGTTCTAGCTTTATCATGTTTCTTCCATACTCATGCTCAAAAAGAAGCCAATTCATTACTATGGGAAGTTTCAGGAAATGGGCTTGACAAACCATCCTACATTTTTGGCATACTAAAATTCATTCCTGCCGATGATTACTACTGGCCAAAGAAGGCTGATGATGCATTTAAATCGAGCCAGATATTATCTACTGAAACGCAATTAGATCATCACGCGCGACACGAGCTCAACAAAGCCGCACATTTGGAAGGCGGAAATTCTCTAGAAGATTATTTAACCGAAGCAGAAATGGAAAAACTCTCCGGAATTTTTTCTGATCGTTTTGGAATCTCAGATTTCAAATTCAATGTGGTGTATAAAAAGTTCAAGCCTATCATGCTATCTACCACAATGACTCGCCTCTCCTACGGAGAAAATGTAAAGTATTATGAGTTAGAACTGATTAATCAAGCTAACACGCTTGGTATTACCACTCAGGCTTTGGAGAAAGTTGAGAAAGAGGTGGAAGCTTTAGAAAAGATCAAATTGGATGATCAGTTAAAATCATTAAAGCATACTTTAGAAAATTTTGATGCTCAACTAAAAGATTATGAAGAACTGGTGAGCTTCTATAAAAAAGGTGATTTACATAAAACCCTGGAATACACCATGCACCCTTTGGAAAATCATGAGGATTATGAAACGCATTTCATATTCGGAAGAAATAGGTCATGGATTCCTAAAATTGAAGAATACATGAAGTCAGGCCAGACGTTTTTCGCCTTGGGTGCCTCGCATCTATCAGAAGAAGCAGGCGTTTTAAATTTATTAAGAAAGAAGGGTTATACTGTTGAGCCTGTTCAATAA
- the bshB1 gene encoding bacillithiol biosynthesis deacetylase BshB1: MKLNILAFAAHPDDTELSCAGTLATHVRKGYKVGVVDLTAGELGTRGTDEIRAKEAAESAKVLGLSVRDNLNLADGFFQNDKDSQLELIKVLRKYQPDIVLINAPSDRHPDHGRAAQLELDSCFLAGLVKVETELDGEKQTPWRPKSVYHYIQSNNMIPDFVVDVTDSWDTKMQAIKCFKTQFYDPESKEPETFISSLDFMKMIEGRAKDLGYSIGVSYGEGFIKVKNLGVSDLHNLL; the protein is encoded by the coding sequence ATGAAATTAAATATACTCGCATTTGCAGCTCACCCTGACGATACTGAATTATCTTGTGCAGGCACACTGGCCACACATGTTAGAAAAGGTTATAAGGTAGGTGTAGTGGACTTAACAGCCGGTGAATTAGGAACCAGAGGTACAGATGAAATTCGAGCTAAAGAGGCTGCTGAATCTGCGAAAGTCCTAGGGCTATCAGTTCGAGATAATTTGAACCTTGCAGACGGTTTTTTTCAGAATGATAAAGACAGTCAGCTGGAATTAATAAAAGTCCTAAGAAAGTATCAGCCTGACATAGTGTTGATTAACGCACCTAGCGACAGACACCCAGATCATGGCAGGGCAGCACAGCTGGAATTAGATTCTTGCTTTTTGGCGGGACTGGTTAAAGTTGAAACGGAACTAGATGGTGAGAAACAAACTCCCTGGAGACCGAAATCAGTATACCACTACATTCAAAGCAACAATATGATACCCGATTTTGTAGTGGATGTTACAGATTCGTGGGATACAAAAATGCAGGCGATCAAATGCTTTAAGACTCAATTTTACGACCCTGAAAGCAAGGAGCCTGAAACCTTTATTTCTTCGCTCGACTTCATGAAAATGATTGAAGGAAGGGCCAAAGATTTAGGTTATTCTATTGGTGTTAGCTACGGGGAAGGATTTATTAAAGTTAAAAATTTGGGTGTTTCTGACTTACATAACCTTCTTTAA